The Syngnathoides biaculeatus isolate LvHL_M chromosome 6, ASM1980259v1, whole genome shotgun sequence genome has a window encoding:
- the si:dkey-234i14.6 gene encoding uncharacterized protein si:dkey-234i14.6, which produces MRGGKRERTQPSPSRPEDEIPKKKKETALLLLSTRTHPPPRVMDGVAAASQHDDDDDGRFRALAYDTALSTLLALAVYVALKAGLDGVRRWRARTAVLVVGSGPVGLTAALVAVRSGKVLKLTVLDERSRSALLCRPQQIALDPRSVDFLLGLGVDFDNMEGCWHDEHFFTRMGVFQEYLLSVLEQQKPEVDVRVQLGTKFTDDYLRRIPAGEWPRVIVVADGSCGDSCAVLGLSSDYAVESCHAYGANASIERLDQRQVPTPEIRAHSLYFDLSAYGVEALREHRSAAAKPGFHVKIYGTFRNRYMALACPASDAKMVRFLRHTANSSIMKNIFHQSFNAYKTDVEPRLNDVTLYRMQCSRRLFEIQLSHRRVSAAYIEGDNVAVTVEGEAARVLNFDTGCGVNLGLRGLESMGAFIYRTATAVDQQDVLEALAAKMQHSRQVARAFRQTGLTESMFG; this is translated from the exons atgaggggagggaagagagagaggaCGCAGCCTTCTCCCTCCCGGCCGGAGGACgaaatcccaaaaaaaaaaaaggagacggctctcctcctcctctccacgCGGACGCATCCCCCTCCACGGGTCATGGACGGCGTGGCGGCGGCGTCGCagcacgacgacgacgacgacggcaggTTCCGCGCCCTCGCCTACGACACGGCGCTGAGCACGCTGCTGGCCCTGGCCGTGTACGTGGCGCTCAAAGCGGGCCTGGACGGCGTCCGGCGGTGGCGCGCCCGCACGGCGGTGCTCGTGGTGGGCTCCGGTCCGGTGGGGCTGACGGCCGCCCTGGTCGCTGTCCGCTCGGGGAAAGTGCTGAAGCTGACCGTGCTGGACGAGCGCAGCCGGAGCGCGCTGCTCTGCCGGCCGCAGCAGATCGCCCTGGACCCGCGCAGCGTCGACTTTCTGCTGGGACTCGGCGTGGACTTCGACAACATGGAGGGCTGCTGGCACGACGAGCACTTCTTCACCAGGATGGGCGTGTTCCAGGAGTACCTGCTCAGCGTCCTGGAGCAGCAGAAGCCCGAGGTGGACGTCAGGGTGCAGCTCGGTACCAAG TTCACAGACGATTACCTACGCCGCATCCCGGCCGGCGAGTGGCCACGCGTGATCGTGGTGGCCGACGGCTCGTGCGGCGACTCCTGCGCCGTGCTGGGCCTCAGCTCCGACTACGCCGTGGAGTCGTGCCACGCCTACGGGGCCAACGCCAGCATCGAGAGGCTGGACcagagacag GTGCCCACTCCGGAGATCCGCGCCCACAGCCTCTACTTCGACCTGTCGGCGTACGGCGTGGAAGCCCTGCGGGAGCACCGCAGCGCCGCGGCCAAGCCGGGATTCCACGTGAAGATCTACGGCACCTTCCGGAACCGCTACATGGCCCTCGCCTGCCCCGCCTCCGACGCCAAGATGGTTCGCTTCCTCAGACACACCGCCAATTCCTCG ATCATGAAGAACATCTTCCACCAGTCCTTCAACGCGTACAAAACGGACGTCGAGCCGCGGCTGAATGACGTGACGCTCTACCGCATGCAATGCAGCCGCCGCCTCTTCGAGATCCAGCTGTCGCATCGCCGGGTCAGCGCCGCCTACATCGAGGGGGACAACGTCGCCGTCACCGTGGAGGGCGAGGCGGCCCGCGTTCTCAACTTTGACACGG GTTGCGGCGTGAATCTGGGCCTGCGAGGGCTGGAGTCCATGGGCGCGTTCATCTACCGCACCGCCACGGCCGTGGACCAGCAGGACGTCCTGGAGGCCCTCGCGGCCAAGATGCAGCACTCCAGACAAGTGGCCCGCGCCTTCAGGCAGACGGGCCTGACCGAGTCCATGTTCGGCTGA
- the prpf18 gene encoding pre-mRNA-splicing factor 18 isoform X1 → MDILKAEIARKRKLIEEKQLVDDSKKFFKRADLSRKEQEDYFRRCGYKIDKKEEDDASTSANPVLELELTEEKLPMTLSRQEVIRRLRERGEPIRLFGESDYDAFQRLRKIEILTPEVNKGLRNDLKAAMDKIDQQYLNEIVGGTEPGEVDTQHDLKVHEENTTIEELEAIGKTLGRGDDDGDQDVIDKFLSFLLGVWAKDLNSREDHVKRSVQGKLASATHSQTESYLKPLFRKLRKKNLPADIKESITDIIKFMLEREYVKANDAYLQMAIGNAPWPIGVTMVGIHARTGREKIFSKHVAHVLNDETQRKYIQGLKRLMTICQKHFTTDPSKCVEYNAL, encoded by the exons ATGGACATACTTAAAGCTGAGATCGCGAGGAAGCGGAAACTCATCGAGGAAAAGCAGCTTGTCGAC GACTCCAAGAAGTTCTTCAAAAGGGCAGATCTTTCACGCAAGGAGCAAGAGGACTACTTCCGCAGATGTGGCTATAAG ATtgacaaaaaagaagaggatgacGCTTCCACCTCAGCTAATCCGGTGTTGGAGCTGGAACTGACAGAAGAGAAGCTGCCCATGACGCTGTCGCGGCAGGAG GTCATCCGGCGCTTGAGGGAACGAGGCGAGCCCATCCGACTGTTCGGGGAGTCCGACTACGACGCCTTCCAGAGACTCCGCAAGATTGAGATTCTGACGCCAGAAGTAAACAAG GGTTTGAGGAATGACCTGAAGGCGGCCATGGACAAGATCGACCAGCAGTACCTGAACGAAATCGTCGGCGGGACCGAGCCGGGAGAAGTCGACACGCAGCATGACCTCAAGGTTCACGAAGAAAACACCACCAtagaagaactggag GCGATTGGCAAAACTCTGGGCAGAGGAGACGACGACGGAGACCAGGATGTTATCGACAAATTCCTGAGC TTCCTTCTCGGCGTGTGGGCCAAAGACCTGAACAGCCGTGAAGATCACGTGAAGCGCAGCGTTCAGGGGAAGCTGGCCAGTGCCACCCACTCCCAGACCGAGTCGTACCTCAAGCCTCTCTTCAGGAAGCTCCGGAAGAAG AATTTGCCGGCTGACATCAAAGAGTCCATCACTGACATCATCAAATTCATGCTGGAGCGGGAATATGTAAAG GCAAACGACGCGTATCTCCAGATGGCCATCGGAAACGCGCCCTGGCCCATCGGCGTGACCATGGTGGGCATCCACGCCCGTACGGGCCGAGAGAAGATCTTCTCCAAGCACGTGGCCCACGTCCTCAACGACGAAACGCAGAGGAAGTATATTCAG GGACTAAAGAGGCTGATGACCATCTGCCAGAAACACTTCACGACGGATCCGTCCAAGTGTGTGGAGTACAACGCTCTTTAA
- the prpf18 gene encoding pre-mRNA-splicing factor 18 isoform X2: MDILKAEIARKRKLIEEKQLVDDSKKFFKRADLSRKEQEDYFRRCGYKIDKKEEDDASTSANPVLELELTEEKLPMTLSRQEVIRRLRERGEPIRLFGESDYDAFQRLRKIEILTPEVNKGLRNDLKAAMDKIDQQYLNEIVGGTEPGEVDTQHDLKVHEENTTIEELEAIGKTLGRGDDDGDQDVIDKFLSFLLGVWAKDLNSREDHVKRSVQGKLASATHSQTESYLKPLFRKLRKKNLPADIKESITDIIKFMLEREYVKMAIGNAPWPIGVTMVGIHARTGREKIFSKHVAHVLNDETQRKYIQGLKRLMTICQKHFTTDPSKCVEYNAL; the protein is encoded by the exons ATGGACATACTTAAAGCTGAGATCGCGAGGAAGCGGAAACTCATCGAGGAAAAGCAGCTTGTCGAC GACTCCAAGAAGTTCTTCAAAAGGGCAGATCTTTCACGCAAGGAGCAAGAGGACTACTTCCGCAGATGTGGCTATAAG ATtgacaaaaaagaagaggatgacGCTTCCACCTCAGCTAATCCGGTGTTGGAGCTGGAACTGACAGAAGAGAAGCTGCCCATGACGCTGTCGCGGCAGGAG GTCATCCGGCGCTTGAGGGAACGAGGCGAGCCCATCCGACTGTTCGGGGAGTCCGACTACGACGCCTTCCAGAGACTCCGCAAGATTGAGATTCTGACGCCAGAAGTAAACAAG GGTTTGAGGAATGACCTGAAGGCGGCCATGGACAAGATCGACCAGCAGTACCTGAACGAAATCGTCGGCGGGACCGAGCCGGGAGAAGTCGACACGCAGCATGACCTCAAGGTTCACGAAGAAAACACCACCAtagaagaactggag GCGATTGGCAAAACTCTGGGCAGAGGAGACGACGACGGAGACCAGGATGTTATCGACAAATTCCTGAGC TTCCTTCTCGGCGTGTGGGCCAAAGACCTGAACAGCCGTGAAGATCACGTGAAGCGCAGCGTTCAGGGGAAGCTGGCCAGTGCCACCCACTCCCAGACCGAGTCGTACCTCAAGCCTCTCTTCAGGAAGCTCCGGAAGAAG AATTTGCCGGCTGACATCAAAGAGTCCATCACTGACATCATCAAATTCATGCTGGAGCGGGAATATGTAAAG ATGGCCATCGGAAACGCGCCCTGGCCCATCGGCGTGACCATGGTGGGCATCCACGCCCGTACGGGCCGAGAGAAGATCTTCTCCAAGCACGTGGCCCACGTCCTCAACGACGAAACGCAGAGGAAGTATATTCAG GGACTAAAGAGGCTGATGACCATCTGCCAGAAACACTTCACGACGGATCCGTCCAAGTGTGTGGAGTACAACGCTCTTTAA
- the sephs1 gene encoding selenide, water dikinase 1 isoform X1 produces MSVRESFNPESYELDKNFRLTRFAELKGTGCKSPYMSQVPQEVLQKLLENLQENHYQEDEQFLGAVMPRLGIGMDTCVIPLRHGGLSLVQTTDYIYPIVDDPYMMGRIACANVLSDLYAMGVTECDNMLMLLGVSNKMSDKERDKVMPLVMQGFKDAAEEAGTSVTGGQTVLNPWVVLGGVATTVCQPNEFIMPDNAVPGDVLVLTKPLGTQVAVAVHQWLDIPEKWNKIKLVVTQEDVELAYHEAMMNMARLNRTAASLMHTFNAHAATDITGFGILGHAQTLAKQQRSEVSFVIHNLPVLAKMAAVSKACGNMFGLMHGTCPETSGGLLICLPREQAARFCAEIKSPKYGEGHQAWIIGIVEKGNRTARIIDKPRIIEVAPQAAAQSVNPTPGATS; encoded by the exons ATGTCGGTGAGGGAGTCCTTCAATCCCGAAAGCTACGAGCTGGACAAGAACTTCCGGCTCACGCGCTTCGCGGAGCTCAAGGGAACGGGTTGCAAG TCGCCGTATATGTCGCAGGTGCCCCAAGAGGTTTTACAGAAGCTTTTAGAGAACTTGCAGGAGAACCACTACCAAGAAGATGAACAGTTCCTGGGTGCCGTCATGCCTCGATTAG GCATCGGCATGGACACCTGCGTGATCCCGCTACGACACGGAGGACTGTCGCTCGTCCAGACCACAGACTACATCTACCCGATAGTGGACGACCCCTACATGATG GGTCGCATCGCCTGCGCAAACGTTCTCAGCGACCTGTACGCGATGGGGGTGACGGAGTGCGACAACATGTTGATGCTGCTCGGCGTCAGCAACAAAATGTCGGACAAG GAGAGGGACAAAGTCATGCCTCTCGTCATGCAGGGCTTCAAAGACGCGGCGGAGGAGGCGGGCACGTCCGTGACGGGAGGACAGACGGTGCTCAACCCTTGGGTGGTCTTGGGCGGCGTCGCCACCACCGTGTGCCAGCCCAACGAATTCATCAT GCCAGACAACGCGGTGCCGGGAGACGTCCTGGTGCTGACCAAGCCGCTGGGGACGCAGGTGGCCGTGGCCGTGCACCAGTGGCTGGACATC CCGGAGAAGTGGAACAAGATTAAGTTGGTGGTCACGCAGGAAGACGTCGAGCTGGCCTACCACGAAGCCATGATGAACATGGCCCGACTCAACAGGACGG CCGCCAGCCTCATGCACACGTTCAACGCGCACGCCGCCACCGACATCACGGGCTTCGGCATCCTGGGCCACGCCCAGACGCTGGCCAAGCAACAGCGCAGCGAGGTGTCCTTCGTCATCCACAACCTGCCCGTGCTCGCCAAGATGGCCGCCGTGTCCAAGGCGTGCGGCAACATGTTCGGCCTCATGCACGGCACCTGCCCCGAGACGTCAG GGGGGCTTCTCATCTGCCTGCCCCGCGAGCAGGCGGCCCGCTTCTGCGCCGAGATCAAGTCGCCCAAGTACGGCGAGGGCCACCAGGCGTGGATCATCGGCATCGTGGAGAAGGGCAACCGCACGGCGCGCATCATCGACAAGCCGCGGATCATCGAGGTGGCGCCGCAGGCCGCCGCGCAGAGCGTCAACCCCACGCCCGGCGCCACCTCTTAA
- the sephs1 gene encoding selenide, water dikinase 1 isoform X2, translating to MSVRESFNPESYELDKNFRLTRFAELKGTGCKVPQEVLQKLLENLQENHYQEDEQFLGAVMPRLGIGMDTCVIPLRHGGLSLVQTTDYIYPIVDDPYMMGRIACANVLSDLYAMGVTECDNMLMLLGVSNKMSDKERDKVMPLVMQGFKDAAEEAGTSVTGGQTVLNPWVVLGGVATTVCQPNEFIMPDNAVPGDVLVLTKPLGTQVAVAVHQWLDIPEKWNKIKLVVTQEDVELAYHEAMMNMARLNRTAASLMHTFNAHAATDITGFGILGHAQTLAKQQRSEVSFVIHNLPVLAKMAAVSKACGNMFGLMHGTCPETSGGLLICLPREQAARFCAEIKSPKYGEGHQAWIIGIVEKGNRTARIIDKPRIIEVAPQAAAQSVNPTPGATS from the exons ATGTCGGTGAGGGAGTCCTTCAATCCCGAAAGCTACGAGCTGGACAAGAACTTCCGGCTCACGCGCTTCGCGGAGCTCAAGGGAACGGGTTGCAAG GTGCCCCAAGAGGTTTTACAGAAGCTTTTAGAGAACTTGCAGGAGAACCACTACCAAGAAGATGAACAGTTCCTGGGTGCCGTCATGCCTCGATTAG GCATCGGCATGGACACCTGCGTGATCCCGCTACGACACGGAGGACTGTCGCTCGTCCAGACCACAGACTACATCTACCCGATAGTGGACGACCCCTACATGATG GGTCGCATCGCCTGCGCAAACGTTCTCAGCGACCTGTACGCGATGGGGGTGACGGAGTGCGACAACATGTTGATGCTGCTCGGCGTCAGCAACAAAATGTCGGACAAG GAGAGGGACAAAGTCATGCCTCTCGTCATGCAGGGCTTCAAAGACGCGGCGGAGGAGGCGGGCACGTCCGTGACGGGAGGACAGACGGTGCTCAACCCTTGGGTGGTCTTGGGCGGCGTCGCCACCACCGTGTGCCAGCCCAACGAATTCATCAT GCCAGACAACGCGGTGCCGGGAGACGTCCTGGTGCTGACCAAGCCGCTGGGGACGCAGGTGGCCGTGGCCGTGCACCAGTGGCTGGACATC CCGGAGAAGTGGAACAAGATTAAGTTGGTGGTCACGCAGGAAGACGTCGAGCTGGCCTACCACGAAGCCATGATGAACATGGCCCGACTCAACAGGACGG CCGCCAGCCTCATGCACACGTTCAACGCGCACGCCGCCACCGACATCACGGGCTTCGGCATCCTGGGCCACGCCCAGACGCTGGCCAAGCAACAGCGCAGCGAGGTGTCCTTCGTCATCCACAACCTGCCCGTGCTCGCCAAGATGGCCGCCGTGTCCAAGGCGTGCGGCAACATGTTCGGCCTCATGCACGGCACCTGCCCCGAGACGTCAG GGGGGCTTCTCATCTGCCTGCCCCGCGAGCAGGCGGCCCGCTTCTGCGCCGAGATCAAGTCGCCCAAGTACGGCGAGGGCCACCAGGCGTGGATCATCGGCATCGTGGAGAAGGGCAACCGCACGGCGCGCATCATCGACAAGCCGCGGATCATCGAGGTGGCGCCGCAGGCCGCCGCGCAGAGCGTCAACCCCACGCCCGGCGCCACCTCTTAA